A region of Alphaproteobacteria bacterium DNA encodes the following proteins:
- the ppdK gene encoding pyruvate, phosphate dikinase: MTATQWVYGFGDSKAEGNASMKNLLGGKGAGLAEMSNLGLPVPPGFTITTEACAYYDAHHQHYPADLERQAAEALKKVEALVGAKFGDAENPLLVSVRSGARVSMPGMMDTVLNLGLNSQTVEGMARKSGDARFAYDSYRRFIQMYGNVVLDVPHYKFEEVLDDVKLAKGLRQDTEMQADHWREVIEGYLAVVEKNLGKPFPQDAGEQLWGAIGAVFGSWMNQRAITYRKLNDIPSDWGTAVNVQAMVFGNMGMDCCTGVAFTRNPSTGENAFYGEYLVNAQGEDVVAGIRTPQQITIKGKQEQGIAEPAMEEIMPYVFAQLDHVRRKLEAHYCDMQDIEFTVQQGKLYMLQTRSGKRTAAAALKIAADMVQEGLIDKEMALLRLDPHALNQLLHPTLDPKAKRVVLTKGLPASPGAASGKIVLDADTAEKWAAKGEAVILCRIETSPEDIHGMHAARAILTTRGGMTSHAAVVARGMGRACVAGAGAIRIDEKNGTMTIGAHVLKQGDDITVDGASGEVMLGAVPTVQPELSDDFATIMGWADDVRRLKVRANAETPLDAQTARQFGAEGIGLCRTEHMFFDESRISAMRAMIVADDEAGRRDALAILEPMQRDDFVELFTIMAGLPVTIRLLDPPLHEFLPKSDAEIDAVAKASGVDPARVRARALQLHESNPMLGHRGCRLGITYPEIYAMQARAIVAAALDVQEKLGTAPLVEIMLPLIMDRKEFDILKTVIDQAAAEAMEDSGAHIDYLVGTMIELPRAALRAGDIAQSAQFFSFGTNDLTQTAFGISRDDAGLFLGDYIGQGIMENDPFVTIDQDGVGELIKIAFERGRAVRHDLKTGICGEHGGDPASVKFCHAVGLDYVSCSPYRVPIARLAAAQAMLSELAKKEMQRSAA, encoded by the coding sequence ATGACTGCGACGCAGTGGGTTTACGGCTTCGGCGACAGTAAGGCTGAAGGCAACGCGTCCATGAAAAACCTGCTGGGCGGGAAGGGGGCGGGCCTCGCCGAAATGTCCAATCTGGGACTGCCGGTGCCTCCGGGATTTACGATCACCACCGAAGCTTGCGCTTATTACGACGCGCACCACCAACATTATCCGGCCGATCTGGAACGTCAGGCTGCCGAGGCGCTGAAGAAAGTCGAAGCCCTCGTCGGCGCGAAATTCGGCGACGCGGAGAACCCGCTTCTGGTTTCGGTGCGCTCTGGCGCGCGCGTATCGATGCCGGGCATGATGGACACCGTCCTCAATCTCGGACTCAATAGCCAGACGGTCGAAGGCATGGCGCGGAAGAGCGGCGACGCCCGCTTTGCCTATGACAGTTATCGCCGTTTTATCCAGATGTACGGCAATGTCGTTCTCGACGTCCCTCATTACAAATTCGAGGAAGTGCTGGATGACGTGAAGCTCGCCAAGGGATTGCGCCAGGATACGGAGATGCAGGCCGATCATTGGCGGGAAGTCATCGAAGGCTATCTCGCGGTCGTCGAGAAGAATCTGGGCAAGCCTTTCCCGCAGGATGCCGGAGAGCAGTTGTGGGGCGCTATCGGCGCGGTGTTCGGCTCATGGATGAATCAGCGCGCGATAACCTATCGCAAGCTGAATGATATTCCCAGCGATTGGGGCACGGCGGTGAACGTCCAGGCGATGGTGTTCGGCAACATGGGCATGGACTGCTGCACCGGCGTCGCTTTCACCCGCAATCCTTCTACCGGCGAAAATGCATTCTATGGCGAATATCTGGTCAACGCGCAGGGCGAGGATGTCGTCGCGGGAATCCGCACGCCGCAGCAGATCACGATCAAGGGCAAGCAGGAGCAAGGCATCGCCGAACCGGCCATGGAAGAAATCATGCCCTATGTTTTCGCCCAGCTCGATCATGTCCGTCGCAAGCTCGAAGCGCATTATTGCGACATGCAGGACATCGAATTCACCGTGCAACAGGGCAAGCTTTATATGCTGCAAACCCGCAGCGGCAAGCGCACGGCGGCGGCGGCGCTCAAGATCGCCGCCGACATGGTGCAGGAAGGGCTGATCGACAAGGAAATGGCGTTGCTCCGCCTCGATCCGCATGCGCTGAATCAGCTTTTGCATCCCACGCTCGACCCCAAGGCGAAGCGCGTCGTTTTGACGAAGGGCTTGCCTGCGTCGCCGGGCGCGGCCTCCGGCAAGATCGTCCTCGATGCCGACACGGCGGAGAAATGGGCGGCAAAGGGCGAAGCGGTGATTCTGTGCCGAATCGAAACCAGCCCCGAAGATATTCACGGCATGCATGCGGCGCGGGCGATCCTGACCACGCGCGGCGGCATGACCAGCCATGCGGCGGTCGTGGCGCGCGGCATGGGGCGCGCATGCGTCGCCGGAGCGGGCGCGATCCGCATCGACGAGAAAAACGGCACGATGACGATCGGCGCGCATGTCCTGAAACAGGGCGACGACATCACCGTCGACGGCGCATCGGGCGAGGTGATGCTGGGCGCGGTGCCGACGGTGCAGCCGGAACTGTCGGATGATTTCGCCACGATCATGGGATGGGCGGATGACGTGCGGCGGCTCAAGGTGCGCGCTAACGCTGAAACGCCGCTCGACGCGCAAACCGCGCGGCAATTCGGCGCGGAAGGGATCGGGCTTTGCCGTACCGAGCATATGTTCTTCGACGAAAGCCGTATTTCCGCCATGCGCGCGATGATCGTCGCCGATGACGAGGCGGGACGCCGCGACGCGCTCGCCATCCTGGAGCCGATGCAGCGCGACGATTTCGTCGAACTGTTCACGATCATGGCCGGGCTGCCCGTAACCATCCGTCTGCTCGATCCGCCGCTGCATGAATTTTTGCCGAAGTCGGATGCGGAAATCGATGCCGTGGCCAAAGCTTCCGGCGTCGATCCGGCGCGGGTGCGGGCGCGGGCTTTGCAGCTGCATGAATCTAATCCGATGCTCGGGCATCGCGGCTGCCGTCTCGGCATCACTTATCCGGAAATATACGCCATGCAGGCCCGGGCAATCGTCGCGGCGGCTCTCGACGTGCAGGAAAAGCTCGGAACCGCGCCGCTGGTGGAAATCATGCTGCCGCTGATCATGGATCGCAAGGAATTCGATATTCTCAAAACCGTCATCGATCAGGCAGCGGCGGAAGCGATGGAAGATTCCGGCGCGCATATCGATTATCTCGTCGGCACGATGATCGAATTGCCGCGCGCGGCCCTGCGGGCGGGCGACATCGCTCAAAGCGCGCAATTCTTCAGCTTCGGCACCAACGACCTGACGCAAACGGCGTTCGGCATCAGCCGCGACGACGCGGGGTTGTTTCTAGGCGACTATATAGGGCAGGGGATCATGGAGAATGATCCCTTCGTCACCATCGACCAGGACGGCGTGGGCGAGCTTATCAAGATCGCTTTCGAGCGTGGGCGCGCGGTGCGACACGACCTCAAAACCGGCATCTGCGGCGAACATGGCGGCGATCCGGCATCGGTCAAATTCTGCCACGCGGTCGGGTTGGATTATGTGTCCTGTTCGCCTTATCGCGTGCCGATTGCCCGGCTGGCGGCGGCGCAGGCCATGCTCTCCGAATTGGCGAAAAAGGAAATGCAGCGCAGCGCGGCTTAG
- a CDS encoding ABC transporter permease: MVKEFTQLRRDRTTFSMILFVPLMQLILFGYAIDTDPRHLPTAVLVRDGSEFARTFVAGLENSGYFSIDHRVGSEEEARLLLQRGEVQFAVTIPENFGRELVRGARPQVLVEADATDPVAIGGALGAVGGVMDTALRHDLKGTISSLREKAGPVDVVLHRSYNPEGLSRYNVVPGLMGVVLTMTGIMMTALSITRERERGTMENLLAMPARPIEVMAGKIAPYVMIGYIQSAIIVLAAKLLFSVPMLGSLWLLSAVLIVFISCNLALGFTLSANAGNQMQAMQMSMMMTLPSILLSGYIFPFRGMPLWAQAIGSMLPVTYFMRIVRGVLLKGNGFEEIWPNLWPLFIFLAAITSFAMKRYKRTLD, from the coding sequence ATGGTGAAGGAATTCACCCAGCTGAGGCGGGACCGCACCACCTTCTCGATGATCCTGTTCGTGCCGCTGATGCAGCTCATTTTGTTCGGTTACGCCATCGACACCGATCCGAGGCACCTGCCCACCGCCGTGCTGGTGCGCGACGGTTCCGAATTCGCGCGCACCTTCGTCGCGGGGCTGGAGAATTCCGGCTATTTCTCCATCGACCATCGCGTCGGATCGGAGGAGGAAGCGCGGCTTCTCCTGCAGCGCGGCGAGGTGCAGTTTGCCGTCACCATCCCCGAAAATTTCGGGCGCGAGCTTGTGCGTGGCGCAAGGCCGCAGGTGCTCGTGGAGGCCGACGCGACCGACCCCGTCGCCATCGGCGGCGCGCTCGGCGCCGTGGGAGGCGTGATGGATACAGCACTGCGACATGATCTCAAGGGGACGATTTCCTCTCTCCGGGAAAAAGCCGGGCCAGTCGATGTCGTGCTCCATCGCAGCTATAACCCCGAGGGGCTGTCGCGCTATAACGTCGTGCCCGGCTTGATGGGGGTCGTGCTGACCATGACGGGCATCATGATGACGGCGCTGTCCATTACGCGCGAGCGCGAGCGCGGTACGATGGAGAATCTGCTCGCCATGCCCGCCAGGCCGATCGAGGTGATGGCGGGCAAGATCGCGCCCTATGTGATGATCGGTTATATCCAGTCCGCCATCATCGTGCTGGCGGCGAAGCTGTTGTTCAGCGTGCCCATGCTGGGAAGCCTGTGGCTGCTTTCCGCCGTCCTGATCGTTTTTATTTCCTGCAATCTCGCGCTCGGCTTCACCCTCTCGGCGAATGCCGGAAATCAGATGCAGGCGATGCAAATGTCGATGATGATGACGCTGCCCTCGATTCTGCTGTCGGGCTATATCTTCCCGTTTCGAGGTATGCCGCTGTGGGCGCAGGCTATCGGCAGTATGCTGCCCGTTACCTATTTCATGCGCATCGTGCGCGGGGTTCTTCTGAAGGGGAACGGGTTCGAGGAAATATGGCCAAACCTATGGCCGCTCTTCATCTTTCTGGCGGCCATTACCTCTTTTGCGATGAAACGCTACAAGCGCACGCTGGATTAG
- a CDS encoding OmpA family protein, with protein sequence MFSYGTLRWGLFSVAALAATIGPASAQNMAPGDIRPPRASKQDALVVVQPLRPPVLPGVRRMGPEAVKAALSTVHIRDPKPVARPLFSAPSATAAASAALAAPAPENTAPLVTVSSPCVDKAVPWVRRCVDAGYPAEFTGDIHGETRVKCGSGELQDVWLANTCGPAVTAAAEAQKIFQPVSLTNRIPAAAPTKIKAAAAAPVEPAPHAIKTKAPEAVVPPPSASSGDSVTVATADASCGAAVKTATIISPTQDLCAKGSPSQVTGEGPWNWTCADTQARLVSCTVNLPVLAECGTANNMALPSAPTIALCNAGTPGTVLGSGPWRWICDGGDGGTSVQCMALVGEKQAMVSEPSASPVISQKTEEPVSFARSEAAPATDPAKNAVNEAKEAEAAKAKEAEAAKIKEIEEAKAQETEAAKVKEAEESRIKEAETVKAKEKADKEAAVAAAAAPIAPTVLPAINGACGEVSNVAVSEIPASHFCASGLPGEINGRGPWNWQCAGVNGGVSISCNAPYLIQPIAPPAYEQIAAALLATRQKATPTATAETVTSPETKIAASSASSSPAQEKGVFASMMSWIAWEESDAKPPAQEQAPASNPAVASHDTGLTPPKLKIIAAHTPAQPIPAPPEQPAFILPLLAKWTMPEIVAASAPQPSSPPPAPEPAPVMAALPARQPDQDEAPLTPSSTPVEEKPALATFLSMVALSPKPALAVAEPAIEEPKPELVAEAVVSPAAPKKSIFKSLISWVSPEEAVAAEMPPAEPSSSVSASAPVDGTPKEKEAPIGEGSLAALAAEEPVAVETSPPKAEPEAALPTVEPPLVIVPPSAPVPTASVPAPSAPKPEAKPKKPKHQKTKKKREEKSDYIYSVPPPTPAPAPIQPPEPVAVTAPPAPPPPEKKSVFGSVFSIFSSDEPKTTAVEVEPIAPPPAPMPPPAPLPVVEPPMPPAQEPAAAPIVLHPAPEPPVFASPPAPQPEPPVIVPVTAPPPPIAPVVAVVTPKLAPPPLVAVPQAPLLTPPSFAAPAAPVAALTTPRLDTNDLTPGTQSYVPAPAIRSPGTLNMRPSDNGVAKLHQTGHSSIISLEFSEDSEVLKSSVLDGIASAGGQLADNPGMRLTVIAYAKSGDAREARRLSLARALAVRDALIAVGARSEQITLRAMGANTPDDHEADRVDLVAQ encoded by the coding sequence ATGTTCTCATACGGAACATTGCGATGGGGATTATTCTCGGTTGCCGCGCTGGCGGCGACGATCGGGCCCGCGTCTGCTCAAAATATGGCTCCTGGAGATATCCGTCCGCCGCGGGCATCGAAACAAGACGCATTGGTTGTCGTTCAGCCCTTGCGGCCTCCGGTATTGCCGGGCGTGCGCCGCATGGGGCCCGAAGCCGTCAAGGCGGCGCTTTCGACAGTGCATATACGCGATCCGAAGCCGGTAGCGCGTCCTTTATTCAGCGCTCCCAGCGCCACGGCGGCGGCTTCAGCGGCGCTTGCCGCTCCCGCGCCCGAGAATACAGCCCCGTTAGTAACCGTAAGCAGCCCCTGCGTCGATAAAGCCGTGCCATGGGTCAGGCGCTGCGTCGATGCCGGTTATCCCGCCGAGTTCACCGGCGACATTCACGGCGAAACCCGTGTCAAATGCGGCTCGGGGGAACTGCAGGACGTATGGCTTGCCAATACGTGCGGTCCCGCTGTTACGGCTGCCGCCGAAGCTCAGAAAATCTTCCAGCCCGTTTCCTTGACCAATCGAATCCCAGCCGCTGCGCCGACGAAAATTAAAGCAGCGGCGGCCGCGCCGGTTGAGCCTGCGCCTCATGCCATCAAGACAAAAGCGCCGGAAGCTGTCGTGCCGCCGCCTTCTGCTTCATCCGGAGATTCCGTCACGGTAGCAACTGCCGATGCCTCCTGCGGCGCTGCCGTTAAAACGGCGACGATTATCTCTCCGACCCAGGATTTATGCGCCAAAGGCTCGCCGAGCCAGGTTACGGGCGAAGGGCCTTGGAATTGGACATGCGCCGATACTCAGGCCCGCCTGGTATCATGCACGGTGAATTTGCCGGTGCTGGCCGAATGCGGCACGGCTAACAACATGGCCTTGCCGAGCGCGCCGACCATCGCGCTATGCAATGCCGGAACGCCGGGGACGGTTCTTGGCAGCGGGCCGTGGCGCTGGATCTGCGATGGCGGCGATGGCGGCACCAGCGTGCAATGCATGGCTCTCGTCGGAGAAAAGCAAGCGATGGTTTCCGAACCGTCCGCTTCACCGGTCATATCTCAGAAAACAGAAGAGCCGGTAAGCTTTGCGAGAAGCGAAGCAGCGCCGGCCACCGATCCCGCGAAAAATGCTGTAAACGAAGCCAAAGAAGCGGAAGCGGCGAAAGCTAAAGAGGCAGAAGCGGCCAAGATTAAAGAAATCGAGGAAGCTAAAGCCCAAGAGACTGAGGCCGCTAAAGTTAAAGAAGCCGAAGAGAGCAGGATCAAAGAGGCGGAAACGGTCAAGGCCAAAGAAAAGGCCGACAAAGAAGCCGCGGTTGCTGCAGCCGCCGCGCCAATTGCGCCAACGGTATTACCCGCCATTAACGGCGCATGCGGCGAAGTCTCGAATGTCGCGGTATCGGAAATTCCGGCCAGTCATTTTTGCGCATCCGGGCTGCCGGGCGAGATTAATGGGCGGGGCCCCTGGAATTGGCAGTGCGCGGGCGTCAATGGCGGCGTCTCTATTTCATGCAACGCACCCTATTTGATTCAGCCCATAGCGCCGCCAGCCTATGAGCAAATTGCAGCTGCATTGCTGGCGACCCGGCAAAAAGCCACGCCAACAGCCACGGCGGAAACGGTCACATCGCCTGAAACGAAAATCGCCGCGTCCTCCGCATCATCGTCTCCCGCGCAAGAAAAAGGCGTTTTTGCCTCGATGATGTCCTGGATCGCCTGGGAAGAATCGGATGCAAAGCCCCCGGCGCAAGAGCAAGCGCCCGCTTCTAATCCGGCTGTAGCTTCGCACGATACCGGATTAACGCCGCCAAAGCTCAAGATTATTGCCGCCCATACTCCGGCGCAACCGATACCCGCGCCGCCGGAACAGCCGGCGTTTATTCTTCCGCTTCTCGCCAAATGGACGATGCCGGAGATCGTTGCAGCCAGCGCGCCGCAGCCATCGTCCCCTCCGCCCGCTCCTGAACCCGCTCCTGTCATGGCGGCATTGCCCGCACGTCAGCCGGATCAGGACGAAGCGCCTTTGACGCCTTCATCGACGCCGGTTGAAGAAAAACCCGCTCTCGCCACTTTCCTGTCCATGGTGGCGTTATCGCCAAAACCTGCCTTGGCCGTCGCGGAACCTGCCATCGAAGAACCGAAGCCCGAACTTGTCGCCGAGGCCGTAGTTTCACCGGCTGCGCCGAAGAAATCCATTTTCAAGTCCCTCATCTCGTGGGTATCCCCGGAAGAGGCGGTCGCGGCAGAGATGCCTCCGGCAGAACCGTCGTCATCCGTATCGGCATCCGCGCCTGTCGATGGGACGCCTAAAGAAAAAGAAGCGCCTATCGGTGAAGGTTCTCTGGCCGCCCTGGCGGCGGAAGAACCGGTCGCTGTGGAAACATCGCCGCCGAAAGCCGAACCGGAAGCAGCCCTGCCCACGGTTGAGCCGCCGCTGGTCATAGTGCCGCCATCCGCGCCTGTCCCGACGGCGTCCGTCCCGGCTCCATCGGCGCCGAAACCGGAAGCCAAGCCAAAGAAACCAAAACATCAGAAGACTAAAAAGAAGCGGGAAGAAAAATCGGACTATATTTATTCCGTGCCCCCGCCGACGCCAGCTCCTGCCCCCATTCAGCCGCCAGAGCCGGTTGCCGTGACCGCGCCACCAGCGCCGCCGCCCCCTGAAAAGAAATCGGTATTCGGTTCCGTGTTTTCGATATTCTCTTCGGACGAACCGAAAACCACCGCCGTGGAAGTCGAGCCTATCGCTCCTCCTCCGGCGCCCATGCCGCCACCGGCCCCGCTTCCTGTCGTGGAACCGCCGATGCCTCCGGCCCAGGAACCCGCCGCCGCGCCTATCGTTCTGCATCCAGCGCCGGAACCTCCGGTTTTCGCGTCGCCTCCCGCACCGCAACCGGAACCACCGGTTATCGTGCCCGTGACTGCGCCGCCGCCGCCCATCGCACCCGTCGTCGCTGTCGTGACGCCAAAATTGGCTCCGCCGCCTCTTGTCGCCGTTCCGCAAGCGCCGCTTCTGACGCCTCCATCATTCGCGGCTCCAGCAGCTCCGGTTGCGGCTCTTACGACGCCGCGTCTTGATACGAATGATCTGACGCCTGGCACCCAGAGTTATGTGCCCGCGCCAGCCATTCGTTCTCCCGGCACTCTCAATATGCGGCCTTCGGATAACGGCGTGGCTAAATTGCATCAAACAGGCCATTCCAGCATCATCAGCCTAGAATTCAGCGAAGATTCCGAAGTGCTGAAAAGCAGCGTCCTGGATGGGATCGCTTCGGCGGGCGGCCAGCTTGCCGATAATCCCGGCATGCGTCTGACCGTCATCGCTTATGCGAAATCGGGGGATGCGCGGGAAGCGCGCCGCCTTTCCCTGGCGCGGGCGCTGGCGGTTCGCGACGCGCTTATCGCCGTGGGAGCCAGAAGCGAGCAGATTACGCTTCGAGCCATGGGAGCGAATACACCGGACGACCATGAGGCCGACCGCGTGGATTTAGTGGCCCAATAG
- the efp gene encoding elongation factor P, which produces MQVNANTLRKGHVVDYNNKLWVVIKSEIMIPGKGNAIVQVEMKDIRTGTKTDIRYRTQETVERVQVSEQDMQFLYAEGDMFTFMDQANFEQMTIPRDVIGQPAVFLQDGMICSVKSFEGAPLSVELPPNVALRIVEADPVVKGQTASSSYKPAILENGERVMVPPFIEAGTKIVVNTVDGSYVERARD; this is translated from the coding sequence ATGCAGGTTAATGCCAATACGCTACGCAAGGGCCATGTCGTCGATTACAACAACAAATTATGGGTCGTCATCAAATCCGAGATCATGATCCCCGGCAAGGGCAACGCCATCGTGCAGGTCGAGATGAAAGACATCCGCACCGGCACGAAGACCGACATCCGCTACCGGACGCAGGAAACAGTCGAGCGCGTGCAGGTGAGCGAACAGGACATGCAATTTCTGTACGCCGAGGGCGACATGTTCACCTTCATGGACCAGGCCAATTTCGAGCAGATGACCATCCCGCGCGACGTCATCGGCCAGCCCGCGGTGTTTTTGCAGGACGGCATGATTTGTTCGGTGAAGAGCTTCGAGGGCGCGCCGCTATCCGTCGAGCTGCCGCCGAACGTCGCGCTCAGGATCGTTGAAGCCGACCCGGTCGTGAAAGGGCAAACGGCGTCTTCTTCCTATAAGCCCGCCATCCTCGAAAACGGCGAGCGCGTCATGGTGCCGCCCTTCATCGAGGCCGGAACCAAAATCGTCGTCAACACCGTTGACGGTTCGTACGTCGAACGCGCAAGAGATTAG
- the odhB gene encoding 2-oxoglutarate dehydrogenase complex dihydrolipoyllysine-residue succinyltransferase yields MTTQILVPTMGESVTEATVAKWLKNVGDAVKADEPLVELETDKVTLEVNAAKAGVITEIKAPAGSNVGVGALLGIIDESASASADAAKPAPVAAAAAPAPAVSAAPTAPVLMPAARKLADEKGVDPAQVAGTGRDGRILKEDVAAYAPPSAPAAKAAPPAAKAPAAPSGPRSRADLEERVRMTRLRQRIAERLKEAQNTAAMLTTFNEIDMSNVIALRNQHKESFEKKHGVKLGFMSFFIKACIVALKELPAVNAEIDGEDLVYKNYYDIGVAVGTPQGLVVPVVRDADKLSFAGVEKTIGELGGKARDGKLSIPELTGGTFTITNGGIYGSLMSTPILNPPQSGILGMHATKERPIAVNGKVEIRPMMYVALSYDHRVIDGREAVTFLVRVKDCIENPERILLDV; encoded by the coding sequence ATGACCACGCAAATCCTCGTTCCGACCATGGGCGAATCCGTCACCGAAGCCACCGTCGCCAAATGGCTGAAAAATGTCGGCGATGCCGTAAAGGCCGACGAACCTCTGGTCGAGCTGGAAACCGATAAGGTGACGCTTGAAGTGAATGCCGCAAAAGCAGGCGTTATCACGGAAATCAAGGCTCCGGCTGGCAGCAATGTCGGCGTCGGGGCGCTTCTCGGAATCATCGATGAAAGCGCGTCCGCCTCAGCCGACGCGGCCAAGCCCGCGCCTGTCGCCGCCGCCGCTGCGCCTGCCCCGGCTGTATCGGCGGCTCCTACCGCTCCCGTCCTCATGCCCGCCGCGCGCAAGCTGGCCGATGAAAAAGGCGTCGATCCCGCGCAAGTGGCGGGAACGGGCCGCGATGGCCGCATTCTGAAAGAGGATGTCGCCGCTTATGCGCCGCCTTCCGCTCCGGCAGCGAAGGCAGCGCCTCCGGCCGCCAAAGCGCCTGCCGCGCCGTCCGGGCCGCGCTCGCGCGCCGATCTTGAGGAACGCGTCCGCATGACGCGTCTGCGCCAGCGCATCGCCGAACGCCTCAAAGAGGCGCAGAACACCGCCGCGATGCTCACGACATTCAACGAAATCGACATGAGCAACGTCATCGCGCTGCGCAACCAGCATAAGGAAAGCTTCGAGAAGAAGCACGGCGTGAAGCTGGGCTTCATGAGCTTCTTCATCAAGGCATGCATCGTCGCGCTCAAGGAATTGCCCGCGGTCAATGCCGAAATCGACGGCGAAGACCTGGTCTACAAGAATTACTACGATATCGGCGTCGCGGTCGGCACGCCGCAAGGACTGGTGGTTCCGGTCGTACGCGACGCGGACAAGCTAAGCTTCGCGGGGGTGGAAAAAACCATCGGCGAGCTTGGCGGCAAGGCCCGCGACGGCAAGCTGAGCATTCCCGAACTGACCGGCGGCACTTTCACCATCACCAATGGCGGCATCTATGGCTCGCTGATGAGCACGCCGATTTTGAATCCGCCGCAATCCGGCATTCTGGGGATGCATGCTACCAAGGAACGTCCCATCGCCGTCAACGGCAAGGTTGAAATCCGGCCAATGATGTATGTCGCGCTATCCTACGATCATCGCGTCATCGACGGCCGCGAAGCCGTGACCTTCCTCGTCCGCGTCAAGGATTGCATCGAAAATCCGGAACGTATTTTGCTGGATGTATAA
- a CDS encoding inositol monophosphatase family protein, producing the protein MAIRSALITVMVRAVEKAAKGLKRDFGEVEHLQVSRKGPADFVSAADLRAQEVLRSELARARPEFGFIMEEGDEKQTDKPWRWIIDPLDGTTNFLHGVPHWAISLAAAEGDKIMAGIVYNPISDEMFWAERGMGAYSNSRRLRVSQRSDLSECLIATGIPFKGHEIPGFFNQLVSVSSQVAGIRRFGAASLDLAYVAAGKFDGYWEDGIKIWDIAAGMLLVMEAGGRVSPLTPNTDPLTGGTIFVSNQGIHEPLLGTLRSA; encoded by the coding sequence GTGGCTATCCGCAGCGCATTGATTACCGTCATGGTTCGCGCGGTCGAAAAGGCCGCGAAAGGGCTTAAACGCGATTTCGGTGAAGTCGAGCATCTTCAGGTATCGCGCAAGGGGCCGGCCGATTTCGTTTCCGCCGCCGATTTGCGCGCGCAAGAGGTGCTGCGCTCGGAACTTGCCAGAGCGCGTCCCGAATTCGGCTTCATCATGGAAGAGGGCGACGAAAAGCAGACCGACAAGCCCTGGCGATGGATCATCGACCCGCTCGACGGCACGACCAATTTCCTGCATGGCGTGCCGCATTGGGCGATTTCTCTCGCCGCCGCCGAGGGCGACAAGATCATGGCCGGTATCGTCTATAACCCGATCAGCGATGAAATGTTCTGGGCGGAACGAGGCATGGGCGCCTACAGCAATTCCCGCAGGCTGCGCGTGTCTCAACGCAGCGATTTAAGCGAATGTTTAATTGCGACCGGTATCCCATTCAAAGGACACGAAATTCCAGGATTCTTCAATCAACTTGTAAGCGTTTCATCGCAAGTGGCTGGAATCAGGAGATTTGGGGCGGCTTCGCTGGATCTGGCTTACGTGGCGGCCGGAAAGTTCGACGGCTACTGGGAAGACGGCATAAAGATTTGGGATATCGCGGCGGGCATGCTGCTCGTCATGGAGGCGGGCGGCAGAGTAAGCCCGCTCACGCCGAATACAGATCCGCTAACCGGCGGGACGATCTTCGTCAGCAATCAAGGCATTCACGAACCCCTGCTCGGCACGCTGCGCAGTGCGTGA